A genomic region of Sulfobacillus acidophilus DSM 10332 contains the following coding sequences:
- a CDS encoding hypothetical protein (KEGG: mta:Moth_0349 DNA topoisomerase~SPTR: DNA topoisomerase), which produces MMLTISPAVATMPRPHPLTVMVSGPPGMRLIPHLAAVTGAHWEAVSAGRITPSVVQLNPEGRARVRWVPPASLPPAEYVLSFVPITGAANRLQVSAVPGVAIWVGHAVPPAGRLRVSVPWVAWSPVVSAHVRLMATRPTWWGPTVRVMGPRGGTAVVEGERKFICEGADWSIWAEVAGYRLTPADVATILSGGVTEPRAFVSRAGKSFAARLRLDPEHDDHVQLVFTERPVEYLPDATCPVDGAPIVIRERGYSCSHRNADGSWCPVVVWRDIMGHEVTPDEARQLLAGEPVGPVVGRTKKGEPVRVTLRFDRDSGKVRVAYPDKNRPTAADAF; this is translated from the coding sequence ATGATGCTGACCATTTCGCCCGCCGTCGCCACGATGCCGCGGCCCCACCCGCTCACCGTCATGGTGAGCGGGCCACCGGGGATGCGGCTGATCCCTCATCTCGCCGCGGTCACCGGGGCGCATTGGGAGGCTGTGTCCGCGGGCCGGATTACGCCGTCGGTGGTCCAGTTGAATCCAGAGGGGAGGGCGCGCGTGCGGTGGGTCCCACCGGCGTCCTTGCCGCCGGCCGAGTACGTGCTATCGTTCGTGCCCATCACAGGAGCGGCCAACCGGTTGCAGGTGTCCGCCGTACCTGGGGTGGCGATTTGGGTCGGCCATGCCGTGCCGCCAGCCGGTCGTCTGCGGGTGTCCGTGCCCTGGGTGGCCTGGTCGCCGGTGGTGTCCGCGCACGTGCGACTCATGGCGACCCGGCCTACATGGTGGGGGCCGACAGTTCGGGTGATGGGCCCTAGGGGCGGAACGGCGGTCGTTGAGGGCGAACGGAAGTTTATTTGCGAGGGGGCCGACTGGTCTATCTGGGCCGAGGTCGCCGGGTATCGGCTCACCCCGGCGGATGTTGCCACCATCTTAAGTGGAGGCGTTACCGAGCCGCGGGCGTTTGTGAGTCGGGCGGGCAAATCGTTTGCCGCCCGCCTTCGTCTGGATCCGGAACACGACGATCACGTGCAGTTGGTCTTTACGGAGCGACCGGTCGAGTACCTGCCCGATGCTACGTGTCCCGTTGACGGGGCGCCGATTGTGATACGAGAGCGGGGGTATTCGTGCAGCCATCGGAACGCCGACGGCAGCTGGTGTCCGGTGGTGGTCTGGCGGGACATCATGGGGCATGAGGTCACGCCCGACGAAGCCCGGCAACTGCTGGCCGGCGAACCGGTCGGGCCGGTGGTGGGCCGCACCAAAAAAGGGGAGCCGGTGCGGGTTACGCTGCGGTTCGACCGGGATTCGGGCAAAGTGCGGGTCGCATACCCGGACAAAAATCGCCCAACCGCCGCAGACGCGTTTTGA
- a CDS encoding Resolvase domain protein (PFAM: Resolvase, N terminal domain~COGs: COG1961 Site-specific recombinase DNA invertase Pin homologs~InterPro IPR006119~KEGG: srm:PSR_61003 putative resolvase~PFAM: Resolvase, N-terminal~SPTR: Putative Resolvase, N terminal domain protein): MAVYARVSTRDKEQTPDTQLMRLRDYAQSRGWTIVREYVDIASANDAVHRTAWRQLNDDAVKKRFDAVLVFKLDRAFRSVKHMHDTLAVWELLGVGFLSAQEGFDTTTALGRLLLNLLASLAEFELELIRERVTAGMDRARRQGKHIGRPPITADPVKARKVRQAVDAVRTGRLSYRQAAKQAGVALSMLQKALKEGVS, encoded by the coding sequence GTGGCCGTATATGCTCGCGTCAGTACCCGCGATAAAGAGCAAACCCCGGACACGCAGTTAATGCGGCTGCGGGACTACGCCCAATCGCGGGGATGGACGATTGTGCGGGAATACGTCGATATCGCGAGCGCGAACGACGCCGTTCACCGGACGGCGTGGCGACAGTTGAACGACGACGCCGTGAAGAAACGCTTCGACGCCGTGCTCGTGTTCAAGCTCGACCGGGCCTTTCGGTCGGTCAAACACATGCACGATACGCTGGCCGTCTGGGAGCTCCTAGGCGTCGGGTTTTTGTCGGCCCAGGAAGGATTCGACACGACCACGGCTTTAGGCCGTCTGCTGCTCAATTTGCTCGCGAGCCTTGCTGAATTCGAGTTGGAGCTGATTCGGGAACGGGTGACGGCCGGGATGGACCGAGCGCGCCGGCAGGGGAAGCATATTGGGCGCCCGCCGATTACGGCCGATCCCGTGAAAGCGCGGAAAGTGCGGCAAGCCGTGGACGCGGTCCGCACCGGCCGCCTGAGCTACCGGCAGGCGGCGAAACAAGCCGGCGTGGCCTTGTCCATGTTGCAAAAAGCCCTAAAGGAGGGGGTGTCGTGA
- a CDS encoding regulatory protein MerR (InterPro IPR000551~KEGG: sna:Snas_3740 MerR family transcriptional regulator~SMART: HTH transcriptional regulator, MerR~SPTR: MerR family transcriptional regulator): MSEAEGFSAAQVERLTGINAKTLHFWDRSGFLSPSLVQAHGTGSRRVYSFRDLVALRVAAQLRDAGISLQSLRKVVAVLRDMRSLENPLAETYLITNGHDVFEKRGDEVMSVLRQPGQSVFSFVIDLTRTVEQLQADIRQTHTA; this comes from the coding sequence ATGTCGGAGGCTGAGGGATTCTCGGCCGCCCAAGTGGAGCGGCTAACCGGGATCAACGCCAAAACCTTGCATTTTTGGGATCGAAGCGGATTTTTGTCGCCGAGTCTCGTTCAGGCCCACGGAACAGGGAGTCGGCGGGTTTACAGTTTCCGGGATCTGGTGGCGTTGCGGGTGGCCGCGCAGTTACGGGATGCGGGCATTAGTCTTCAATCCTTACGGAAAGTCGTGGCGGTCTTGCGAGACATGCGCAGTCTTGAAAATCCGTTGGCGGAAACGTATCTTATCACGAATGGGCACGACGTGTTTGAAAAACGGGGAGACGAGGTGATGTCGGTACTCCGCCAGCCCGGGCAATCGGTGTTTTCGTTTGTGATTGACTTAACCCGCACCGTGGAGCAGTTGCAGGCCGACATTCGCCAAACGCACACCGCGTGA
- a CDS encoding RNA-directed DNA polymerase (Reverse transcriptase) (PFAM: HNH endonuclease; Reverse transcriptase (RNA-dependent DNA polymerase)~COGs: COG3344 Retron-type reverse transcriptase~InterPro IPR000477:IPR002711~KEGG: bpf:BpOF4_20849 RNA-directed DNA polymerase (reverse transcriptase)~PFAM: RNA-directed DNA polymerase (reverse transcriptase); HNH endonuclease~SPTR: RNA-directed DNA polymerase (Reverse transcriptase)) — protein MAHESVNLVTSEAAFRRLQDQLYATTRQALERHDLPRFKGLLEIAQSEAVILTAIHKIKSNHGQHTAGSDGQVMSEILQQQYPDIIQRVQSALHHYEPQLLRRVWIPKPGKAEKRPLGIPAMIDRIVQEILRSILEPIMEAQFFEHSYGFRPMRDAHQALARTTNLVHDTGYHWIVEGDIKGCFDNIPHGKLLKQLWHMGIRDRRILMIIKQMLKAGILHEAPHVDQGTPQGGILSPLLANVYLHKLDQWVTREWEAKRTRFPYKKRRIRLEALQERSRLKPAYFVRYADDWILITDCKAHAVAWKQRIAQYLDQNLSLTLSQDKTKITNVRRQSIHFLGFQFKLKSGKSRTGYVTVTRPDAKRLRDKVVDIRRELRQLRRYQGKALCHAINVVNSKIVGLNNYYQVASMVNPDCRRYADSLARTAHRALVRALGNRKTARNLWTPAHTVHNLTERHADFTKAIPTVEYEGLRLGVTNLAFVRWTEPKLKRPAECPYTVKGRNLYDTRTGHKLQQARDDPGMNLTLSAMIAFGKTHPRYNFEYLLNRAYAYNRDQRICRICAQVVLPAHLHMHHIDPSKPLDEVNKVANLATMHRNCHQRVHDGQPHSELGAKPWRKMRHYRQLLNLSTTN, from the coding sequence ATGGCTCACGAATCGGTCAACCTCGTGACATCAGAAGCCGCATTTCGACGCCTACAAGACCAACTGTATGCGACGACCCGGCAAGCTTTGGAACGGCATGACTTGCCGCGCTTCAAAGGCTTGCTGGAGATTGCCCAAAGTGAGGCCGTGATTCTCACGGCCATCCATAAAATCAAAAGCAATCACGGACAGCATACAGCGGGTAGTGATGGGCAAGTCATGTCGGAGATTCTTCAGCAACAGTATCCTGACATCATCCAACGGGTTCAGTCAGCCCTTCACCACTACGAACCGCAGCTTCTGCGGCGCGTATGGATTCCCAAACCGGGAAAGGCAGAAAAGCGCCCATTAGGTATACCCGCGATGATCGATCGCATTGTGCAAGAAATCCTGAGGAGCATCCTAGAACCCATCATGGAAGCTCAATTCTTTGAGCACTCCTACGGATTTCGCCCGATGCGCGACGCGCATCAAGCCTTGGCGCGCACGACGAACCTGGTGCACGACACCGGTTATCACTGGATTGTGGAAGGCGACATTAAAGGGTGTTTTGACAACATCCCGCACGGCAAGCTCCTCAAGCAACTGTGGCATATGGGGATACGAGATCGGCGCATTTTGATGATTATCAAACAGATGCTCAAGGCCGGAATCCTTCATGAAGCGCCACACGTTGACCAAGGCACCCCACAGGGCGGAATTCTCTCGCCCTTGCTCGCCAATGTCTACCTTCACAAGCTTGACCAGTGGGTAACCCGCGAATGGGAGGCCAAGCGCACGCGATTTCCATACAAGAAGCGGAGAATCCGCCTCGAAGCGCTTCAAGAGCGTTCGCGCCTCAAACCGGCATATTTCGTGCGATATGCCGATGACTGGATACTGATTACGGACTGCAAAGCTCATGCCGTGGCCTGGAAACAGCGCATCGCCCAATACTTGGACCAAAATCTGAGCCTGACCCTGAGTCAGGACAAAACCAAGATTACCAACGTGCGCCGTCAATCCATTCACTTTCTGGGCTTCCAGTTCAAGCTAAAATCCGGCAAGAGTCGGACCGGGTACGTCACCGTCACTCGGCCCGACGCCAAACGACTCCGAGACAAGGTCGTAGACATCCGACGAGAATTACGCCAGTTACGGCGGTATCAGGGCAAGGCTTTGTGCCATGCCATCAACGTCGTCAACAGCAAAATCGTCGGACTGAACAATTACTACCAAGTGGCCTCGATGGTAAATCCGGACTGCCGCCGCTATGCGGACTCGTTAGCCCGGACCGCGCACCGCGCATTGGTCCGGGCACTGGGAAACCGCAAAACCGCACGCAATCTCTGGACTCCGGCCCATACCGTGCATAATCTGACGGAGCGCCATGCGGACTTTACCAAAGCCATTCCGACCGTGGAATACGAGGGCTTGCGGTTGGGCGTCACCAACCTCGCCTTTGTGCGGTGGACGGAACCCAAGCTCAAGCGCCCCGCCGAATGTCCCTACACGGTCAAAGGACGTAATCTCTACGACACACGCACGGGCCACAAGTTACAACAGGCGCGGGATGACCCCGGCATGAACCTGACCTTGTCAGCCATGATTGCCTTTGGGAAAACCCATCCTCGATACAACTTCGAGTACCTGTTGAATCGGGCCTACGCGTACAATCGCGACCAACGGATATGCCGTATTTGTGCACAGGTCGTCTTACCGGCCCACCTGCACATGCACCATATTGACCCCTCCAAACCACTGGACGAGGTCAACAAGGTGGCCAATCTGGCAACCATGCACCGCAATTGTCATCAACGAGTTCATGACGGCCAGCCTCATTCGGAACTGGGCGCGAAACCGTGGCGGAAAATGCGTCACTACAGGCAATTGCTGAATCTGTCAACGACAAACTAG
- a CDS encoding conjugative relaxase domain protein (PFAM: TrwC relaxase~TIGRFAM: conjugative relaxase domain, TrwC/TraI family~COGs: COG0507 ATP-dependent exoDNAse (exonuclease V) alpha subunit - helicase superfamily I member~InterPro IPR014059:IPR014862~KEGG: tbd:Tbd_1686 putative ATP-dependent exoDNAse (exonuclease V) alpha subunit~PFAM: TrwC relaxase~SPTR: Conjugative relaxase domain protein;~TIGRFAM: Conjugative relaxase region, N-terminal) → MMTISPITNAGSASKYFEGVSATDREIDPSTGAVRYFAESGEPPGRWRGHAASLGRPGGDIVKAGELERLLNGQHPESGESLVQTQAGKSHRPGWDLTFSSPKSVSAVWAAADPELRAAIERAHEAAVQAAFDYLQANAAYTRRGKGGTELERVQLIGIEYQHSTSRAQDPHLHSHLLIANVAQRSDGTWGTLESRPMFQHRMAAGSLYQSELAARLRDMGFEIVKGRGGTFEIDGVPGDLKKLWSGRHEQMEANGATGQSREAERAFLEGRPEKGKIHRPSLFAKWGAEAAAHGLDPVKIRTELMRGRIQSAEPLEWAQIRERLTADRSTFRREDVIRQVATASYGQYSAQQLQALVDAALTQSESGFVRLGSDDRGEFYTTVEHLEREKRMLSAMGRLAASTTHAADVRAVERAISKDRGGWKLSDEQAQAVRALAGGSRIATTRGAAGTGKTTSMIALKEAYESSGYKLLGATISNQAAQVLEKESGITSMSVAKLLYELASAEEKSETMARMQWAEQEEAKARQAADRGEEYEPKPFPGMGVADAVFERVFPAKAKKDAITLDERTIVIVDEAGMVDTPQLAQLIEHVERSGAKIVLIGDERQIQAVGAGGGFQAARQITRQVGGDAELTEVRRQKVAWQREAAEQISLGQAREALQMYEREGRLHTADGPEEAARELVQDWIRDRLQDKAASQLIIASSHAQGAVLNHLAQETLRSHGMLGPLVAEGLSTARQGKHDLYVGDEIRFIKNAKKQGWINGDRGTVIGMGPAGQIRVRLEESGQVVEFDPRQYRHWQLAYASTAHKSQGSTVDRAYYLLSSGDHRELGYVAASRHKQDLRLYVDQSVYEAKSDRDQLIQEIARSLAKSDRKEIALSLAAKAGSDRVQDHDTGHSR, encoded by the coding sequence ATGATGACCATATCGCCAATCACGAACGCGGGATCGGCCAGCAAGTATTTCGAGGGGGTGTCGGCTACCGACCGGGAGATTGATCCGTCAACGGGCGCGGTCCGCTATTTTGCCGAATCGGGTGAGCCGCCGGGCCGATGGAGAGGACATGCGGCGTCCTTGGGTCGGCCGGGTGGCGATATCGTCAAAGCGGGCGAACTCGAACGGTTGCTGAACGGCCAGCATCCAGAAAGTGGGGAATCACTGGTCCAGACGCAGGCGGGTAAGTCGCACCGGCCGGGGTGGGACCTCACCTTTTCGAGCCCCAAATCCGTATCCGCGGTGTGGGCGGCAGCCGACCCGGAACTGCGAGCCGCTATCGAGAGAGCCCACGAGGCGGCGGTGCAAGCGGCGTTTGATTATTTGCAAGCGAATGCGGCCTACACCCGCCGCGGAAAAGGCGGGACGGAACTAGAACGGGTCCAGCTGATCGGCATCGAGTATCAGCACAGCACCAGCCGGGCGCAAGATCCGCACCTCCATTCGCACTTGTTGATCGCCAACGTTGCTCAACGTTCCGACGGCACCTGGGGTACCTTGGAATCCCGACCGATGTTTCAGCATCGCATGGCGGCGGGAAGTTTGTACCAATCGGAACTTGCGGCGCGCCTTCGGGACATGGGGTTCGAGATCGTCAAAGGCCGGGGCGGAACGTTTGAGATCGACGGGGTACCCGGCGACCTCAAAAAGCTCTGGTCCGGGCGGCACGAGCAGATGGAGGCTAACGGCGCCACCGGGCAATCGCGGGAAGCCGAGCGTGCATTCTTGGAGGGTCGGCCTGAAAAAGGGAAAATCCATCGTCCGTCCTTGTTTGCTAAGTGGGGGGCGGAAGCCGCCGCCCATGGGTTGGATCCCGTCAAAATCCGGACCGAACTGATGCGGGGACGGATCCAGTCGGCCGAACCGCTGGAATGGGCGCAAATCCGTGAACGGCTTACGGCCGACCGGAGTACGTTTCGGCGCGAGGACGTCATTCGGCAAGTCGCCACCGCGTCGTACGGCCAATATTCCGCGCAACAATTGCAGGCGCTTGTCGATGCCGCGTTGACGCAATCGGAAAGCGGCTTCGTCCGGTTGGGATCGGACGACCGAGGGGAGTTTTACACCACGGTCGAACATCTAGAACGTGAGAAACGGATGCTGTCGGCGATGGGCCGGCTGGCGGCGTCAACGACCCATGCGGCCGACGTTCGGGCTGTGGAACGAGCCATCAGCAAGGACCGTGGGGGCTGGAAGCTATCCGACGAACAAGCCCAAGCCGTACGGGCGCTGGCTGGTGGTAGCCGGATTGCTACCACCAGGGGGGCCGCCGGGACCGGGAAAACCACGTCCATGATCGCGCTCAAAGAAGCGTATGAGTCGTCGGGGTACAAACTCCTCGGGGCAACGATTAGCAATCAAGCCGCGCAGGTGTTGGAAAAAGAATCGGGGATTACCTCGATGAGCGTCGCCAAGCTGTTGTACGAGCTAGCGTCGGCAGAAGAAAAATCCGAGACGATGGCCCGGATGCAATGGGCCGAGCAAGAGGAAGCGAAAGCCCGTCAAGCGGCCGACCGCGGTGAAGAGTACGAACCGAAACCGTTTCCTGGGATGGGGGTAGCCGACGCCGTGTTTGAGCGGGTGTTTCCGGCCAAAGCCAAAAAAGATGCCATTACGCTGGACGAGCGAACCATTGTCATTGTTGACGAGGCCGGGATGGTGGATACGCCGCAGCTCGCCCAATTGATCGAACACGTGGAGCGGAGCGGGGCAAAGATTGTCCTAATCGGCGATGAGCGACAGATCCAAGCTGTGGGGGCCGGGGGCGGATTCCAAGCCGCCCGGCAGATTACGCGACAGGTCGGAGGGGATGCAGAATTGACGGAGGTGAGGCGCCAAAAAGTGGCATGGCAACGAGAAGCCGCAGAACAAATCTCGTTGGGTCAAGCCCGCGAGGCCTTACAGATGTACGAGCGGGAGGGTCGCTTGCATACAGCCGACGGCCCCGAAGAAGCGGCGCGAGAGCTCGTGCAGGATTGGATACGAGATCGGCTGCAAGACAAGGCGGCTAGTCAACTCATCATTGCGAGTTCGCACGCCCAAGGGGCCGTACTCAACCACCTAGCGCAGGAGACTTTACGGTCTCACGGGATGCTCGGTCCGTTGGTCGCCGAGGGGCTCAGCACCGCCCGGCAAGGGAAGCACGATTTGTACGTCGGTGACGAAATTCGCTTCATCAAAAACGCCAAAAAACAAGGCTGGATCAACGGGGATCGCGGCACGGTCATCGGCATGGGGCCAGCCGGGCAGATTCGGGTGCGGTTGGAGGAGTCCGGTCAAGTCGTGGAGTTCGATCCGCGTCAGTACCGGCATTGGCAGCTGGCGTACGCCAGCACGGCGCACAAAAGTCAGGGGTCCACGGTTGACCGGGCGTACTATCTATTGTCGAGCGGCGACCACCGGGAGCTCGGGTACGTCGCTGCCAGCCGTCACAAACAGGATCTTCGGCTTTATGTCGATCAGAGCGTCTATGAGGCGAAGTCTGACAGGGACCAGCTCATCCAAGAGATCGCGCGGTCGTTGGCTAAGTCCGACCGAAAGGAAATCGCGCTGTCGTTGGCGGCCAAAGCCGGGTCAGATCGAGTCCAAGACCACGACACCGGCCACAGTCGATGA
- a CDS encoding DNA methylase N-4/N-6 domain protein (PFAM: DNA methylase~COGs: COG2189 Adenine specific DNA methylase Mod~InterPro IPR002941~KEGG: aac:Aaci_3086 site-specific DNA-methyltransferase (adenine-specific)~PFAM: DNA methylase N-4/N-6~SPTR: Site-specific DNA-methyltransferase (Adenine-specific)), whose protein sequence is MPTLQFKGKSFVQNHHLTVKYHELIPVPEKSLTNEVSLNDNLIIHGDNLVALKALLPIYAGQVKCIYIDPPYNTGEEKWVYNDNVNSPMMRDWLGKVVDKEDLTRHDKWLCMMMPRLKLLHMLLSEEGAIFVSIDDNEVHHLRPLLDDIFGENNFIASLVWQKKVSPSNDAKWFSSDHEYVVVYAKKKDIWRPNRLERTAAQLDFYQNPDNDPRGPWNSVAYTCNKSKEERPNLFYPIRNPNTGQVIYPKETAVWAYSETVYRKHVAENRLYWGKDGTSSMPRLKRFLSEVGNVVPRSILPYAEVGHTQEATSRYREIFPNGGFSYPKPPRLIERILSIATNPDEEDIVLDSFAGSGTTAHAVLEANSKDGGNRRFILIEMENYADTITAERVRRVIQGVPAAKDAALRNGLGGTFSYFELGQAIDPEGLLSGDALPPYAELARYVFYTATGEPFQADRLVQRRWFIGESREYEVYLLYRPDLEALKSLALTLEFAQALGRPTTPKKRLVFAPANFLPEAYLEEYRIEYAQLPYDIYRNRR, encoded by the coding sequence GTGCCGACGTTGCAGTTTAAAGGCAAATCGTTTGTTCAAAACCACCATTTGACGGTGAAGTATCACGAATTAATTCCCGTGCCGGAGAAGAGCCTAACCAATGAGGTCAGTTTGAATGATAATCTCATCATTCATGGAGACAACCTGGTGGCTTTAAAGGCGTTGTTGCCGATATATGCGGGCCAGGTCAAGTGCATTTATATTGATCCGCCGTATAACACCGGGGAAGAAAAGTGGGTGTATAACGATAACGTCAATTCACCGATGATGCGGGATTGGCTTGGGAAGGTGGTGGATAAGGAGGATCTTACGCGGCATGACAAATGGTTGTGTATGATGATGCCGAGGTTAAAACTTCTTCACATGTTATTAAGTGAGGAGGGAGCGATATTCGTATCAATTGATGATAATGAGGTTCACCATCTTCGTCCATTACTGGACGATATATTTGGTGAGAATAATTTTATTGCGTCATTGGTTTGGCAGAAAAAGGTTTCGCCATCTAATGATGCTAAATGGTTTAGCAGCGATCATGAATATGTTGTTGTATATGCGAAAAAAAAGGACATTTGGCGTCCCAATCGTTTAGAAAGAACTGCTGCCCAACTGGATTTTTACCAAAACCCAGACAACGATCCTCGAGGTCCATGGAATTCCGTGGCATATACGTGTAACAAATCGAAAGAAGAGCGTCCTAATCTATTCTATCCAATAAGAAACCCAAATACGGGTCAGGTCATTTATCCCAAAGAAACAGCGGTATGGGCTTATTCCGAGACAGTCTATCGAAAACATGTTGCTGAGAATCGATTGTATTGGGGAAAAGACGGCACTTCATCGATGCCTAGATTAAAGCGATTTTTGTCGGAAGTAGGAAATGTTGTCCCGCGAAGCATTTTGCCTTATGCAGAGGTAGGACACACCCAAGAGGCCACGAGTAGATATAGGGAAATATTCCCAAATGGAGGATTTTCATATCCTAAGCCGCCGCGGTTAATCGAACGCATCTTGTCGATCGCAACTAATCCCGACGAGGAAGATATTGTGTTGGATTCCTTTGCAGGTTCTGGCACGACAGCTCATGCTGTTCTTGAAGCCAACTCCAAGGATGGGGGAAATCGTCGATTTATCTTGATAGAGATGGAAAACTATGCCGACACCATTACCGCCGAACGGGTGCGGCGGGTGATTCAAGGCGTTCCTGCGGCGAAAGACGCGGCTCTTCGGAACGGCTTAGGGGGAACCTTTTCGTATTTTGAACTCGGCCAAGCGATTGATCCCGAGGGCTTGCTGTCTGGCGACGCCTTGCCCCCCTATGCCGAACTGGCCCGATATGTCTTCTACACGGCAACGGGCGAACCTTTTCAGGCTGACCGCCTAGTTCAACGCCGATGGTTTATCGGGGAAAGTCGGGAATATGAGGTCTACCTGCTCTATCGACCGGATCTGGAGGCGTTGAAGTCGTTGGCATTGACCTTGGAGTTCGCACAAGCGTTGGGACGGCCGACCACACCCAAAAAACGGTTGGTGTTTGCGCCAGCGAATTTTTTGCCCGAGGCGTATTTGGAGGAGTATCGCATCGAGTATGCACAACTTCCTTACGACATTTACCGAAATCGGCGGTGA